The following coding sequences lie in one Fusarium poae strain DAOMC 252244 chromosome 1, whole genome shotgun sequence genomic window:
- a CDS encoding hypothetical protein (TransMembrane:2 (i21-44o50-73i)) codes for MALPIAVLPSLQLDRKKKIGLGIVFSLGVIIITVAVVRMSQVIVKRQVDLVGLAIWGAVETATSLVVGSLPALKGLLSRSIKKYTTSRSGRSDPTDYSSQPSHARRGVGSSMAPKDITGSDCFPLDDVHRSEQFDGGICVHKTFDLATEVDDNSSRGEDEELAIIRGPVKR; via the coding sequence TGGCACTCCCGATCGCTGTACTCCCCTCCCTACAACTTgacagaaagaagaagatagGGCTGGGGATTGTCTTCTCCCTGGGTGTCATTATTATCACTGTCGCCGTTGTCCGTATGTCCCAAGTCATCGTGAAACGACAGGTCGACCTTGTCGGATTAGCTATCTGGGGTGCTGTCGAAACAGCCACATCTCTTGTCGTCGGCTCACTTCCAGCCCTTAAAGGCCTTCTCAGTCGAAGCATCAAGAAGTACACTACTTCGAGAAGCGGACGATCGGACCCCACAGACTACAGCAGCCAGCCGTCTCACGCTCGACGAGGCGTTGGTTCGTCGATGGCGCCAAAGGACATAACAGGCTCAGACTGCTTTCCATTGGACGATGTTCACAGGAGCGAGCAATTTGATGGAGGAATCTGTGTGCACAAGACTTTTGACCTGGCTACTGAAGTGGATGACAACTCTTCACGgggagaagatgaggagCTGGCTATCATTCGAGGGCCTGTGAAACGTTAA